In Ascaphus truei isolate aAscTru1 chromosome 7, aAscTru1.hap1, whole genome shotgun sequence, one genomic interval encodes:
- the LOC142500017 gene encoding uncharacterized protein LOC142500017 produces MDGPGLGWGYGPGVGGPGLGWGYGPGVGGPGLRWGYGPGVGGPGLGWGDRAWGGDTGLGWGGPGLGWGGSGPGVGGSGPGVGGPGLGWGGPGLGWGGLGLGWGGPGLGWGGLGLGCGGPGLGWGDWVGGSGPGVGGTGPGVVGTGPGVGGDWAWAGPGVRGLGLGWGYGPGVGGLGLGWGGPGLGWGYGPESSEKYFAANRSLNVHTMQEKELKRIHIPRCSRGGSRVLQLRVVCPPCFQRIMKSLIETAFLQVASTWPSML; encoded by the exons ATGGAT GGACCGGGCCTGGGGTGGGGATAcgggcctggggtggggggacCTGGCCTGGGGTGGGGATAcgggcctggggtggggggacCGGGCCTGAGGTGGGGATAcgggcctggggtggggggaccgggcctggggtggggggacCGGGCCTGGGGTGGGGATAcgggcctggggtgggggggaccgggcctggggtggggggggtccggGCCTGGGGTGGGAGGGTccgggcctggggtggggggaccgggcctggggtgggggggaccgggcctggggtgggggggactgggcctggggtgggggggaccgggcctggggtgggggggactgGGCCTGGGGTGTGGGGGAccgggcctggggtggggggactgg gtgggggggtccgggcctggggtgggggggaccGGGCCTGGGGTGGTGGGGAccgggcctggggtggggggggactgggcctggg cTGGGCCTGGGGTGAGGGGACTGGGCCTGGGGTGGGGATatgggcctggggtggggggactgggcctggggtgggggggtccGGGCCTGGGGTGGGGATACGGGCCTGAG TCCTCTGAAAAGTACTTTGCTGCTAATCGTAGCCTCAATGTTCATACAATGCAAGAGAAAGAGTTGAAAAGAATACATATACCACGTTGCTCTCGGGGAGGGAGTCGCGTCCTACAGCTGCGCGTGGTGTGTCCTCCATGTTTCCAAAGGATCATGAAAAGCTTGATTGAGACAGCGTTCCTGCAGGTAGCCAGCACCTGGCCCTCAATGTTGTAA